In Podospora pseudoanserina strain CBS 124.78 chromosome 5, whole genome shotgun sequence, a single window of DNA contains:
- a CDS encoding hypothetical protein (EggNog:ENOG503NWRX; COG:G), which yields MGEQQSTSSEQPPPPPPPQPKSISPYGPARSTVQGAPLTKEEVEQCNDFFKASLYLSLGMIYLRSNPLLTTPLDKSHFKARLLGHFGSAPGQIFTYMHFNRLIKKYDLDAIFISGPGHGAPAVLSQAYLEGTYSEVYPECSEDEEGLRKFFKQFSFPGGIGSHATPETPGSLHEGGELGYSISHAFGAVFDNPDLIAVTMVGDGEAETGPLATSWHSTKFLNPITDGAVLPILHLNGYKINNPTILARISHDELENLFRGYGYQPYFVEGDDVESMHQAMAATLEHCVLEIRKFQQQARTTGKAFRPMWPVVILRSPKGWTGPRKINGGLDYLEGYWRSHQVPLTDVHKNPEQFALLESWMRSYEPERLFIANGGRISSSLRQAVCPTGNRRMSANPVANGGMLQKPLRMPDFRDYALGVDHPAETLSASMSNMARFMRDIILLNPNNFRLFGPDETESNKLGTVYEAAQKVWMGEYFPEDLNGGNLATEGRVMEMLSEHTCEGWLEGYLLSGRHGLLNSYEPFIHVIDSMVNQHCKWLEKSLEVSWRHPIPSLNILLTAVVWRQDHNGFTHQDPGFLDVVANKSPEVVRIYLPPDGNCLLSVTDHCLRSRNYVNVIVADKQPHLQFLSMADAIVHCTKGIGIWPGFSSCPAGSAPDVVMASCGDISTQESLAAISLLLDHFPTLKIRCVNVVDLFKLISHEEHPHGLTNAEYEAIFTGDKPVVFNFHSYPWLVYRLIHGRKNAGGVVVRGYKEKGNIDTPLELAIRNGTDRFSLAMEAIDRLSEAGGVLEGRGGEARELLRNEQVRCQMRAFEEGVDPVEVTGWVWPSERRGLWSERKH from the coding sequence ATGGGCGAACAACAAAGCACAAGCTcagaacaaccaccaccaccaccaccgccacaacCCAAGTCCATCAGCCCCTATGGCCCCGCCAGGTCAACAGTCCAGGGCGCTCCCCTCACaaaagaggaggttgagcaaTGCAATGACTTCTTCAAGGCGTCACTGTACCTCTCCCTGGGGATGATCTACCTCCGCTCCAACCcgctcctcaccacccccctcgacAAGTCACACTTCAAGGCCCGCTTGCTGGGTCACTTTGGCTCCGCCCCAGGCCAGATCTTCACCTACATGCACTTCAACCGTCTCATCAAGAAGTACGACCTTGACGCGATCTTCATTTCCGGCCCAGGCCACGGTGCGCCTGCTGTTTTGTCACAGGCGTACCTCGAGGGGACGTACAGCGAGGTTTATCCCGAGTGTtcagaagacgaggagggccTCCGCAAGTTCTTCAAGCAGTTCTCTTTTCCCGGCGGGATTGGATCGCATGCCACGCCAGAGACACCGGGTAGTCTGCacgagggtggtgaactGGGGTACAGCATCAGCCATGCGTTCGGCGCCGTGTTTGACAACCCTGATTTGATTGCTGTGacgatggtgggggatggcgaGGCGGAGACCGGGCCGTTGGCGACGAGTTGGCACTCGACCAAGTTCCTCAACCCGATTACCGACGGTGCTGTGCTGCCGATTCTGCACCTGAACGGGTACAagatcaacaaccccaccattcTCGCTCGGATCAGCCACGATGAGCTGGAGAACTTGTTTAGAGGGTATGGCTACCAGCCTTACTTTGTCGAGGGCGACGATGTGGAAAGTATGCACCAAGCCATGGCCGCCACGCTCGAGCACTGCGTGCTCGAGATCAGAAAGTTTCAGCAACAGGCGAGGACGACGGGGAAGGCGTTCAGGCCGATgtggccggtggtgattcTGAGAAGTCCAAAGGGTTGGACTGGGCCGAGGAAGATCAATGGCGGGCTGGACTACCTTGAGGGATACTGGCGCTCGCACCAGGTCCCTTTGACGGATGTGCACAAGAACCCGGAGCAGTTCGCCCTGCTGGagagctggatgaggagcTACGAGCCTGAACGGCTGTTTATCGCCAACGGGGGCAGGATTTCTTCCTCGCTTCGACAGGCGGTCTGTCCCACTGGCAACAGGCGCATGTCGGCCAATCCGGTCGCGAACGGGGGGATGCTTCAGAAACCGTTGAGGATGCCTGATTTTAGGGATTATGCTTTGGGGGTCGACCACCCGGCCGAGACGCTTTCCGCCTCCATGTCGAACATGGCGCGGTTCATGAGGGATATCATCTTGCTCAACCCGAACAACTTTCGGCTCTTTGGCCCTGACGAGACGGAATCCAACAAGCTCGGCACCGTCTATGAAGCGGCCCAAAAAGTCTGGATGGGGGAGTATTTCCCCGAAGACCTCAACGGGGGCAATCTCGCGACAgaagggagggtgatggagatgttgTCCGAGCACACGTGTGAGGGTTGGCTAGAGGGTTACCTCTTGTCCGGGAGACACGGCCTGCTGAATTCCTACGAGCCGTTCATCCACGTCATTGACAGCATGGTCAACCAGCACTGCAAATGGCTCGAGAAGTCGCTCGAAGTGTCGTGGAGACACCCCATCCCGTCCCTCAACATTCTCCTCACCGCTGTTGTCTGGCGGCAGGACCACAACGGGTTCACGCATCAGGACCCAGGGTTCTTGGACGTGGTGGCGAACAAGAGcccggaggtggtgaggatttACTTGCCGCCTGATGGGAACTGTTTGCTGTCGGTGACGGATCACTGTCTCCGGTCGAGGAACTACGTCAATGTTATTGTGGCCGACAAGCAGCCGCATCTGCAGTTTTTGTCCATGGCTGATGCGATTGTTCATTGCACCAAGGGGATCGGGATCTGGCCTGGTTTCTCGTCCTGCCCGGCTGGCTCGGCACCGGATGTCGTCATGGCTTCCTGCGGCGACATCTCGACTCAGGAATCCCTCGCCGCTATCTCACTCCTCCTTGACCATTTCCCCACCCTCAAGATCCGCTGCGTCAACGTCGTCGACCTCTTCAAACTGATCAGCCATGAGGAACACCCCCACGGTTTGACCAACGCCGAGTACGAGGCGATTTTCACGGGGGACAAACCGGTGGTGTTCAACTTTCATAGCTATCCTTGGTTGGTCTACCGGCTGATTCACGGACGGAAGAATgcagggggggtggtggtgaggggttacaaggagaaggggaacaTCGACACGCCGTTGGAGTTGGCGATCAGGAATGGGACCGATAGGTTTTCTTTGGCGATGGAGGCTATTGATCGGTTGAGCGAGgctgggggggtgttggaggggaggggaggcgaGGCGAGGGAGTTGTTGAGGAACGAGCAGGTGAGGTGTCAGATGAGGgcttttgaggagggggttgatccGGTGGAGGTGACGGGGTGGGTGTGGCCTAGCGAGAGGCGAGGGCTCTGGAGTGAGCGGAAGCATTGA